Genomic DNA from Desulfuromonas versatilis:
AATTTTGTCGAAAGCTTGATTGGTCAAGGGAAGATTGTCCTTGTAGACCAAACCCAATGGTTGTTCAATCACTCCGGCATGAAGGTGCCAAGCAAAATTTTGTTCGAAGAAGTGTACCGAAAGCGTATTCTGCTCCAGATCCTGAGAACCTCTGGTTTCGGAAAATATTGATATGTCACAGAACTTATTTGGTTTTATCGCCAAACTCTTTTGTCTTTTTGCAATTTTTTCTTTCCTGGGCTGCCAGCGAAGTGATGCCGGCAAGAAAGCATCAGAGGGCTTTAGCCAGAGAGCGATTGTCGTCTCGGTCTCCAGCGATGGTCGTCATGCGCTAAGTTCTCACCAAGACCACAGGTTGGTCCTTTGGGATCTTGAAAGCCGGACCAAAGCGACTATCTCAGACCAGAGCAATATTTACAGTGCTTATTTTATAAAAGGGACAGATACGTTCATTTGGCAGGATTTAGATGACGTCGTTCATGTTCAGAGATCAACCGGTGAGACCGTCAAAACTTTCAGTCACTTTCCTACCTATGGCCATGTCATGGGAAAGGATTTGAAAACCTATTTCAGCTCGGATCAGGATTGGAATATTTTTTCCGGTTTTGGAAAAGAAATGAAAACCGTGAAGCAGGATGGAAATTCTCCCAATTTTTTTTCTGGAAAGTTGCTTAATTTGTCACTTTTAGAAGAAAATTCGATTCTTCTGAGTGCTGGAGATGGCCAAAAGGAATCAGATAACAACCCAATTAAAAAATCCTCGCCAATAAATCCCGAATCAAGGTTTTCCTATTATGCGGGGGTGGTTCTTTGGAGTACAACCACAATGAACCCAATTGCCAAGCTTGCTGGAAATACCTCTAAAACCCATGCATCAGTGAGCCCTGATGGGAAATATGTCGTCACTGGAAGCGAGAATGGGGTGGGGTTTGTTTGGCAATTGGCCAAACCCGAGAGTGAACCCCAAACTGCAGGCAATCCAGGGCTCGGAATTCGTACAGCAATAGGTTGGGACAATACCGGAGGGATTAGTCTGCCTCCGGATTTTGACGGTGGGCATCATGGATCCATTTTGGGACACTATTTTGTAGATTGTTTACACTATATTCGCATTTACACTTACGAACCTTATGCTTTTTTCTACGATGTAAATAACCCTCTCCCTCTGAAGTATTTTCCTTTGGGCCAAGATCCTTTTCCTTCGGTCAGTGACTATTCGCGCAACGCCGCCATCGATACCGCGCCCGAGGCCGGCATTCTGGTGACCGGTCAGCGCGATGGCGGGGGAATCATCGTTTACAAGTATGACTCTGCTGCCCAAACTCTAAAGAAAGTGTGGGTTGCGGATCGAGATTGAAATTTTTTTTCGGCGGAAAGGGAGATAGCAGCATCCCTTACGGAGTCAACATGGAACAACCTATGGACGTGCTTTCGTATCCAATCTTGTTCGTGAAAAAGATGGCCATCCTTTGTATTCTTCTGTTCCTGCTGGTGCCGGCAATGGCGGGAGCCCAGGAGTCGTTTGAACAACAATTGCAGGAAGACGCCTTAGCCATTTTCCATGCCCGTGCCGAACTGCAGCGGGTTATGTCTTTTGTCGGGTCCAGGCCGGATATTTTCGCTGTCGAAAAGGTCAAAGACGCCCGAATCCTCGATCGTCAGCAGCGAATGGCCGCCTGGAGCGCCTGGGCCAGCCTGCTGGATGCGGTGGCGACCCTCGATTCTCTGGGGAAAGAACATAAGGGTTTCTGGCGCCTGGGTGATGACCGGCAGAAGAGGGCTTCTTTCAGACTTTTCCAGGCGAGCTTTCTTACGGCATATCGTTACGGCCTCGAGTTTATCCACCTGGCCGACAAGGATCCGGGGTTCGACACCCTGCTCAACGAAGCGGTCCCGGAATTCGGCCTGCCTGACCGCACCTTCGCATCCTTCAAATTTCGCATTCTGAACCTGGGGCGCGGCACCGAGTTTGCCGCGTTGCAGGCGCTGTCGCTGACCTTTTCCGAGGGTGAATCCGCCGCCCTGAGCGAGGCGATTGCCGAAGATTCCGCTTACATCTGGAAAATGGGCGAGGGTCGCGGGGAGGCGCTGACGGTCCAGAACGCTCTCAAGGTGGTCGAGGATTTTGGTCGGATGGCCTGGTTCCCGGTGCAGAAGGGGGTTTCCAACTGGATGGGCGCGACGCGGGTGCGGCGCAAGGGCGACGCCCTGATTTCGCTCGAGCAGATCAAAGCACTGCAGCCCAAGCTGCAGCCTGGCGATATCCTGCTGCAGCGCCGCGAGTGGTACATGTCCAACCTCGGTCTGCCCGGGTTCTGGACCCACGTGGCGCTCTATGTGGGAACTCCCGAGGAGCGAAAAACCTTTTTCACTGGGGACCAGGTGCAGCAATGGGTTCGCAGCCTGGGTCAGGCCGACGGGGAATTTGAATCGCTGCTTCAGGCGCAGTACCCTACCGCCTATGCTCGCAGCCTGCAGACAGACAAGCTGGGGGATGCTCCGCGGGTGGTCGAGGCTATCGCCGAAGGGGTGAGTTTCACCACCCTCGAACACTCGGCCGCCGCCGATTCCCTGGCGGTTTTGCGGCCGCGACTTCCTCTGGTCGCCAAGGCCGCGGCGGTCAAGCGGGCCTTCCAGTACAGCGGCCGCCCCTACGATTTCGAGTTCGATTTCCGCACCGATTCCGCCTTGGTCTGTTCGGAGTTGGTCTTCAAGGCCTACGAAGGGGGTGGGGAGCTGCCGCGTTACCGGTTCCCGCTGGTGGAGATCCTGGGCAGACCCCTGACCCCGCCCAATGAGATGGCGCGGCAGTTCGACGCCGAATGGGGGACCGAGAGCGCCCAGGGTGAACTGGTGGTGTTTCTGGATGGCTATGAAAAGGCCGGGCTGGCCGTCGAGGCTCCGGTTGCTGAGTTCCGGCAGAGCTGGCGCCGGCCCAAATGGCACGTGCTGCTGCAGGATGCCCCTCTGCCGGGCGGTTAGGGGCTTGACGGTGCAGGAAAGAAGTGCTACAAGAAACCCCTTGATTTCAGGGGGCAGGCTCGCAAGTGGGCCGAATCTTCACTCCTTGCGCCTGCGGGCATAAAGGATTGCCACATGTTCGACATCAAGTACCTGCGGGAAAATCTGGATGCGGTCGAAAAGTTGCTCGCCAACCGAGGCGGGGCGATCGACCTGTCGGCCTTTCGCCAGCTCGATCTGCGCCGCCGGGAGCTGCTCGGCGAGTCCGAAGCGCTCAAGGCGGAGAAGAACCGGGTCTCGGCCGTCATCGGCAAGACCAAGGACAAGAGCCAGGTGCAGGGTGAAATCGCCCGGATGAAGGAAGTCTCCGCCCGCATCAAGGAACTCGACGACGAACTCAAGGCGGTGGAGGAGAAGCTGCAGGGTCTGCTGCTCACCATCCCCAACGTTCCCCATGAAAAGTGCCCGGTCGGCGCCTCCGAGGAGGACAACCGCGAGGTGCGTCGCTGGGGGACTCCGCCGCAGTTCGCTTTTGAACCCCAGGCACACTGGGATATCGGCGAAGGGCTGGGGATCCTCGATTTCGAGACTGCTGCCAAGCTGACCGGGGCCCGTTTTTCCCTCTGTCGCGGGGCGGGGGCGCGGCTGGAGCGAGCGCTGATCAACTTCATGCTCGACCTGCACACCGGCGCCCATAAATATGTTGAAATTCTTCCGCCCTTTATGGTAAACAGGGACTCCATGACGGGGACGGGACAGCTCCCCAAGTTTGAAAACGATCTTTTTCATCTGGACGAACCGGACTTTTTCCTGATCCCCACGGCCGAGGTTCCGGTAACCAATATTCACCGGGAAGAGATCCTGGCGCCCGGGAGTCTGCCGATCTGCTACACGGCTTACACCCCCTGTTTTCGCAAGGAGGCCGGGGCCCACGGCAAGGACACCCGCGGGCTGATCCGCCAGCACCAGTTCAACAAGGTCGAACTGGTCAAGTTCACCCTCCCCGAGGAGTCGGACGCGGAACTCGAGAAGCTGCTGGACAACGCCGAAGAGGTACTGCGTCAGCTCAAGCTGCCTTACCGCGTGGTGGATCTCTGCACGGGTGATCTGGGCTTCAGTGCCGCCCGCACCTTCGATATCGAAGTCTGGCTGCCGGCGCAACAGACCTATCGCGAGATCTCTTCCTGTTCCAATTTCAGGGATTTCCAGGCCCGCCGGGCCGGCATCCGCTTCCGCCGCGAAGAGGGCGCCAAGCCTGAATTTGTGCACACCCTAAATGGCTCGGGACTGGCCGTCGGCCGGACCCTGGTAGCCATTCTGGAGAATTATCAGCAGGCCGACGGTTCGGTGGTGATCCCCGAAGTTCTGCGCCCCTACATGGGCGGCCTGGAACGGATCAGCGCCTGAGAAAAGCTCCACGGAGGAGTGGCCGAGTGGCTTAAGGCGGCGGTCTTGAAAACCGTTGTGCGAAAGCACCGTGGGTTCGAATCCTACCTCCTCCGCCAGATATTAAGGATATTTGGTAGGATTCGAAGCGTAGGCTGTGGCGAAATTGCAAGCGCTTCAGGAATAGTGTTAAATACGGAGAGGTGGCCGAGTCGGCTGAAGGCGCTCGCCTGCTAAGCGAGTGTACGGGGTAAACCCGTACCGAGGGTTCGAATCCCTCCCTCTCCGCCATTTAAATTTATCCGCACCGGGTCTTGAGGGATTCGAAGCGGAGCGAGCGCTGCCAGTGGCAGATAAGCGGACAGGATGTCCGCGGCAGCGAGCGTAGGGGAGCCGACGCCGGAGTCGCCGTGATGGCGACGACAGAGTGGGCGAATCCCTCCCTCTCCGCCATTTAAATTTTTCCGGGTCCAATTGGAAAAAAAAGATTGACAATAGCAAGGTTTTGAGCGATAAATTGCAGCCTTGTTGATGCGCGCCGCTAGCTCAGCTGGATAGAGC
This window encodes:
- a CDS encoding WD40 repeat domain-containing protein, with protein sequence MSQNLFGFIAKLFCLFAIFSFLGCQRSDAGKKASEGFSQRAIVVSVSSDGRHALSSHQDHRLVLWDLESRTKATISDQSNIYSAYFIKGTDTFIWQDLDDVVHVQRSTGETVKTFSHFPTYGHVMGKDLKTYFSSDQDWNIFSGFGKEMKTVKQDGNSPNFFSGKLLNLSLLEENSILLSAGDGQKESDNNPIKKSSPINPESRFSYYAGVVLWSTTTMNPIAKLAGNTSKTHASVSPDGKYVVTGSENGVGFVWQLAKPESEPQTAGNPGLGIRTAIGWDNTGGISLPPDFDGGHHGSILGHYFVDCLHYIRIYTYEPYAFFYDVNNPLPLKYFPLGQDPFPSVSDYSRNAAIDTAPEAGILVTGQRDGGGIIVYKYDSAAQTLKKVWVADRD
- a CDS encoding YiiX/YebB-like N1pC/P60 family cysteine hydrolase, whose protein sequence is MEQPMDVLSYPILFVKKMAILCILLFLLVPAMAGAQESFEQQLQEDALAIFHARAELQRVMSFVGSRPDIFAVEKVKDARILDRQQRMAAWSAWASLLDAVATLDSLGKEHKGFWRLGDDRQKRASFRLFQASFLTAYRYGLEFIHLADKDPGFDTLLNEAVPEFGLPDRTFASFKFRILNLGRGTEFAALQALSLTFSEGESAALSEAIAEDSAYIWKMGEGRGEALTVQNALKVVEDFGRMAWFPVQKGVSNWMGATRVRRKGDALISLEQIKALQPKLQPGDILLQRREWYMSNLGLPGFWTHVALYVGTPEERKTFFTGDQVQQWVRSLGQADGEFESLLQAQYPTAYARSLQTDKLGDAPRVVEAIAEGVSFTTLEHSAAADSLAVLRPRLPLVAKAAAVKRAFQYSGRPYDFEFDFRTDSALVCSELVFKAYEGGGELPRYRFPLVEILGRPLTPPNEMARQFDAEWGTESAQGELVVFLDGYEKAGLAVEAPVAEFRQSWRRPKWHVLLQDAPLPGG
- the serS gene encoding serine--tRNA ligase; the encoded protein is MFDIKYLRENLDAVEKLLANRGGAIDLSAFRQLDLRRRELLGESEALKAEKNRVSAVIGKTKDKSQVQGEIARMKEVSARIKELDDELKAVEEKLQGLLLTIPNVPHEKCPVGASEEDNREVRRWGTPPQFAFEPQAHWDIGEGLGILDFETAAKLTGARFSLCRGAGARLERALINFMLDLHTGAHKYVEILPPFMVNRDSMTGTGQLPKFENDLFHLDEPDFFLIPTAEVPVTNIHREEILAPGSLPICYTAYTPCFRKEAGAHGKDTRGLIRQHQFNKVELVKFTLPEESDAELEKLLDNAEEVLRQLKLPYRVVDLCTGDLGFSAARTFDIEVWLPAQQTYREISSCSNFRDFQARRAGIRFRREEGAKPEFVHTLNGSGLAVGRTLVAILENYQQADGSVVIPEVLRPYMGGLERISA